From the Lathyrus oleraceus cultivar Zhongwan6 chromosome 4, CAAS_Psat_ZW6_1.0, whole genome shotgun sequence genome, one window contains:
- the LOC127074976 gene encoding uncharacterized protein LOC127074976, with the protein MASTEAIIQFGILILTLSLCFLMHYLRNQKTQSKTRTRNKIRQPEPNRHMNQASRHLNRARSTTNKTHHAKNALSEADQALAITPRDPSVHILRARALYIMNHRTSAIKSLDTALSLPAAKFLPPEERADLLVFRAEMKLAVNRKRRVESAMEDIEEAIRVSGEENDNSEALCLLGKCYEWKGMREEAKNAYEKVLDVEPGSAEARIGLKRVGP; encoded by the coding sequence ATGGCTTCAACAGAGGCCATAATTCAATTCGGGATCTTAATCCTAACCTTATCATTATGCTTCCTCATGCATTATCTCCGCAACCAAAAAACCCAATCAAAAACCCGAACCCGCAACAAAATCCGTCAACCCGAACCAAACCGTCACATGAATCAAGCCTCACGCCATCTGAACCGGGCCCGATCCACAACAAACAAAACCCACCACGCCAAAAACGCTCTCTCAGAAGCAGATCAAGCCCTAGCCATCACCCCACGGGATCCCTCCGTCCACATTCTCCGAGCCAGAGCACTTTACATCATGAACCACCGCACCTCCGCCATCAAGTCCCTCGACACAGCTCTCTCTCTTCCGGCCGCGAAGTTTCTTCCCCCGGAAGAGCGCGCCGATTTGCTGGTTTTTAGGGCTGAAATGAAACTCGCGGTGAATCGGAAGCGGCGAGTTGAATCGGCGATGGAGGATATTGAAGAAGCGATTAGAGTGAGTGGAGAGGAAAATGATAACTCGGAAGCTTTGTGTTTGTTGGGAAAATGTTACGAATGGAAAGGGATGAGAGAAGAAGCGAAGAATGCGTATGAGAAGGTTCTTGATGTTGAACCGGGTTCGGCTGAGGCTCGTATTGGGTTGAAACGGGTAGGCCCGTAG